TCCAATCGCTCCTTAGTGACTCCAATAGTTTCCAACTGCTTCCAATCTACCTTGTTTTTGGGAATGGCCGTAGTCTTCTTCTGCATTGGTAGGAAGTCCTCAAAGCGAACCTGGCTCTTCTCCAATTCTGCTTTAATCTTCGGGTCTTCACGCTCAGGCAACATAGTCTTGAGAGCCTCCACGCTCTTCTCCACTCCGTGAGCTGCTACCTTGTAGAGTCCAAAGTGGGTAGGATTGTTGAACTGCCTGAGGAAGTTGCTCATGAAGTTCTTGAGCAGACCATCCTTGTTGTTGAACTTTAGGAAGACAGCTTGATTGGCATCTATCGGCTCAGCCGTCTTGAGCTTGCCCAACTCGTCCATTCCTGTTACCACAGAAAGCTTACCTGCCTCCTGCTCATTCTTCACTTCAGTGCGATCCTCCAAAATCAGCACATACTCCTGTTGTCCATTGTCATTCTGTTCCATAACACATATTATTTTGGTTATCAATCATATTACCAAGCAAATATATTCGCTAAGGCAATACGATTTTCCAAATCGTGAAACAGAGGGAACTAAAATTATAAGGTCGGAAAAAAGCACCACTTTCCTCCGACCTTATAACGCGAATTGATACTGTCCCGAAAAAGTGTGTAAGTCGCAAGAATATTATCTTTGAAAATAGAACTAATAAAAGAGAACAAACATGAAACTTACACAGGAGCAATTTAAGGAAATTCTAACAAATGAGATGACTGAGCCTAATGGTTTGTCTCGTTTAATGTCGTTAATTATCGAGATAGCGATGGACGGTGAGCGAGAGCTGTACAAAGAGGCTAGTGGGGATGTGAGTAATGGGTACCGCCCTCGCCGAATCTTTGCAAGCGGTAATATGCTTGAATTACGAGTTCCGAGGACACGCCAGCGAGGATTTATGCCATTGATTCTAGGGCTTCTGAAGGACCAAGAGAAAGAGATGGCGAGTTGGCAGGGTATCTGTATAGCTGTGGGAATACAATGGAAGATATCTCTGGAGTTTTTGAGCGGCTCTATGGTAAACGATATAGTACGAGCCAAATCAATCGTCTTTCTCTATCAACACAAGAAGCCGTTGAAGCGTGGCGTCATAGACAACTCCCAAGAACACTTGAGGCACTTATGATTGATGCTACATTTCTCCCCGTTCGTAAAGGAGATAGCGTGAGTAGGGAGGCGTTCTTTGTGGTAATGAGTTTAGATAGAGAAGGTCGTCGAGATGTTATCGGAGTATACAATAACCCCACCGAGGGTAGTGGTATTTGGGGCGAGGCCTTTATGGATATTAAAAGAGGATTAGAGGAGGTTGGCTTGATTGTTTCTGATGGCCTTAACAACATAGAGGAGGTGGCACAGCAACATTTCTCGGGAGTGGAGGTACAGCTTTGTACAGTCCACCTTCAAAGAGAAATAGCTCGTAAAGTACGACCGAAAGATAAGTCCGCCATCGCAAGTGATCTTCAAGAGGTCTTTAGGAAAGAGGATTCAAGTCGCTCTTCAATTGATGGTTTGGCGAGTTTCAGAAGCGTTGCAGAGAGATGGAGTAAAAGCTATCCCTTTCTCTGTAAGATGGCTTACGGCAATCGGATAGAGTATTACTTCACCTATCTGAAATACGAAGTGGGTGTTAGGAAGTACATCCATAGTACCAATTGGATAGAACGTTTCAATAGACAAATAAAGAAAGGTGCGCGATATAAGTGTGCCCTCCCCAGTGTAGACTCAGCTCTGCACCTGATCGGGAGCATAGGAATAAATGCGACCTATCTAAGAAAAAGGATAGGAGATTTAACCAGTGGACTGAGGAAAATAAATAATTGAAGACCTGATAGATATGCGCTTTATTCCCAACACAAAGATATAAACCCAAAGAATACGGCAAGGCGGTGTCTCCGCGGTGCTACGACAGCCTTGCCTTAATTCTTTCTTGGTTGGGGTTGGTTGTTTATGGGAAGCAAAGCGAAATAATAAGTAGCTTTGCAATTCAAAGAAGCGTTCTAGTATACACACTTTTTTGGGGACACTACCCCTCATTGTATACTTTTAAAATTTTATCGGACACCAGTAATATGTTTATATCTTTTTGTTTATTATAGTTGGTAATATAATGATAGTTTATATTACAATACTTTTCTAATACACGCTAATTATTTTATTTACTAAAGTTACAAACTTTTCCTTATCTGATTCATAAACATTTAATAAGAAATGATCAAGAATAAAATATAGATACTCTTCCTTTGATATCAAAACCTGGTAAAGGTATTTCTGTTTTAATGATGTTGGAACTAGGCTAACAAACCTTTTCTCCTGCAATCGTTTGACAATTGATGCAGTAGTTGTATAAGGGAAGTTTACGGGTATATCTCCAATCGAAAACGGAGAAGGAGACTTCCAAATACCTATTAAAACAAGTTCTTCTTTTTCTGTAAGCATAAATTGGCTTCTATGTACTGAATGTTTTCTTTGTAATTATTGCAGAGTTTATGAAGGCTGGAATAGATTGATAACGATCTGATAAATATGTACGCAAGTCTAAATAGGCACTCATTAATATCTGGTCATTATGTATTGGAGTAATTTTTGAAACTACTAGAGGTATGGAATACCTATCGCTATTTAACAAGATATGACTATTTAATTCAAGAAATCTATCATTACTATTGTTAGAAACGAATTCGCAAGTAATTTGCAAATCAGATGACTTTAGCAAGTTGCTAACATAGAATTTATTTCCATTACAAATTAAAAGGTTGAACATACTATGATCATCATACTTAAAAAGAAAGTATATATCCGTAAAATCACCGAACAAGTGACTTCCGTACGCAACATTATCACTATTAATAGATGTAAAGCAGACCGCTTCTTCATTAAAAAAAACAATTTTAAATTTCACATCATTTGCAACCGCATTTTTAAAGTCTTTTTTTAACGATATTAACATTATACCCAATAGAACCAACAAAGCACACAAGAATAACATACCAATTTTATAATATCTACTTTGTTTTTGGCTGAGTATATTCTGTACATTTGGACTATGTTTAATGTCTTCAACGCTATTTCTGTTTATATTCGTCATATACTAATTACCCATTTCTAATTGATTTTTCACAAGCTTGTAGTAATACCCCTTTAGACGTGTCAATTCTTGATGTGTTCCTTGTTCTACAATTCTACCATTATCCAAAACAATAATATTATCTGCATTCATAACGGTACTTAATCTATGAGCAATAACTACTGTCGTTTTATTTTTAAAAAAATCATTCAAATTATCCATTATCTGCCTTTCATTATTTGCATCAAGTGAATTTGTCGCCTCATCCAAAAAAATATAGCTGGGGTTTTTATACACCATTCTAGCTATCAAGATTCTTTGTTTTTGACCTTGACTAAGTCCAACTCCCTCCATCCCAATTCGTGTGTCATATTTTAAAGGAAGAGTATCTATATAATCATTAATGCATGCTACTTTTGCTGCATGAATAACCTGTTCCATATCTACAGTCTCCCAATCAGAAAGAGCAATATTTTCAGTAATTGTATTTGAAAAGATAAATCCATCTTGTAGAACTGCACCTATTTTAGACCTCCAATAATAAGGATCGATTTCAGAGAGAGTGATTTCCCCTATATTTATTTGACCTAAAGTAGGTGTATAAAAACCCAGCAATAATTTCATCAAGGTTGTTTTTCCACTTCCACTTGCACCTACTATAGCAGTTACCTTATTATTTGGAATAAAAAGGCTTAACTCCTCAATAACCATTCTAGATTCTGGATAATTATATGAGAATGAGATATTGTCTACTCTTAAATCGCAACTTTGTATAGTATCGGGGACTACCCTTTTATTTTTGTATTCATCATCACACTGAATTACCTCATTAATTCTACTTATACTTATTGATGCATCTTGAGCTGATTTGACAAACTGAATAAGTTGTTCTATTGGTGCTGATAATTGACCAATAACAAACATTATTGACATCATAGCACCAATTGAAATTTCCCCATCTACTACAGATCTAGCCGCAAAATAAGTAATACTCATATTAACAAATTGTCCAAAAAAAAGCCCCCCTGTTCTCTGAATTTGTGCTAATAGTAAACTTTTTATACTGATTTGATATAAATTAGCTTGGATATTTTCCCAACTCCAAATTTCTTTTTTTTCGCTCCTATTGATCTTAATTTCCGAAATACCACTTACAATCTGAATTAATTTAGCTTGTTCGCCTGAAGATTGAGCAAACCTCCTATTGTCAAGTTCTTTTCTATATTTTAAGAAAAACAGCACCCACGTAACATAAATAAAATTACCTATTGCAAAAATAATAAAAAAAGAAAGCTTATAGTATGCAAGAAGTATAGAAAAGACGATAAAATTCAGAATTGAAAAGATTGCTAAAAAAGATTCCCCTGTAAGAAATCTCTCTACACGATAGTTATCTTCAATTCTTTGCATAATGTCGCCAACATTCTTCTTGTCAAAAAAAGATATAGGTAACCTCACTAACTTTTTCAGAAAGTCTGAAATAAATAAAATATTTATCTTTGAATTTATCTGCAGCAAAGCCCAAGAACGCATAAAATCAATCAGAAATCTAGAGAGTACTATTCCTAATTGTGCCAATATGATTATCCAAATAACATCTTTTTTCTCAAGTTTTATTCCAACATCAACTATTTTTTGTGTCAAGAGAGGAAATATGAATCCCAATACACTAGATATTGCTAAAAACACTAATATTTGTAAAAATAAGCCCTTGTATCCTTTAGCATATGGGATAAAAGTCGTCCAAGCAGATTTTTTACCATCGTTTTTCTTCTCTTGCTGAAAATTATTACTCGGAGATAATAATAAGACAACTCCTTTCCCATTTTCTGTTTCAAAAGGGGAACGAAACTCATCATAAGAAAATTTACAAAACCCTTGTGCTGGATCAACCATATAAAAAAATGAAGCACTTTTCTTGTTTTTTATTTTATAACAAACCATAAAGTGCTTCTGATTCCAATGAACAATGCAAGGACCATTAAAATGAGCTTCCAATTCTTTAGCTGTTACCAGCGTTGGAAACGTCTCAAATCCCAATTTCTCTGCTGCTGTATTCAGCCCATACAAAGAGACCCCATCTTTAGCGATTCCACACCAATCTCGAAGAATTTCAAGCTCTGTGTCTTTCCCATAATATTTTGCTATTATTTTTAAGCATGTTGGACCACAATCCATTGAATCATGTTGTTTATAAGCATGTATTCTATTACGAAATAAAATGTTAAAAACGTTTGCTCTCATTGCTACTTACTCTATTCCTATAGCTAGGTCTTACAGAATTAAACCGGTAAGAGATATTCATACTCACTCCAGAAAAATCCTGATATTCAATCTCTTGTGCAATAATTCCTGACATCGCTCGTGTCCTATAAAGTTTATTGTTAAGAAATAAGTTTTGTAGATTAAAATCAAAAGTGAAATCTTTATAGCTCTTTGACAGCATTAAACGATAATTCCACCTTTCAGATAAAGTTACAAACAAACTATTACTTTTCGTGATATAACTCGCATACAAGCCGAGTCTAAAATCATGTCCCAAATCAAAGTAATGATCAGTTGAAACCATAAGTCTTGGCTCAGCATATGTAATATCATCATATTTCAAAAATTGTTTTTGAAAGTTCAGTTTCAACGAAGGGGAATAAAAGCCGAAAGAATCTCTCCAGTTTAATCCTATGTTAAGCACCGTATAGCTAGGGATATTTATTGTCCTCTTTAAGATTATGCTTTTATTATCACCATATTTCTCAAGTGATGTTGTGGCTGTATTATGTATAAAGTTATAACTTGCATTTAATGAAAAATTCTTATACGATGCAAGAAGTTGTATTAAATCAGTAGTTTGGTTAAATAACAAAGGATTACCCTGTTGATATACATACTGATTCTCAATGATTATAAAGTTGTTCAATGATGCATATGATGGCCTATTAATACTCTTTCTATAAGAAAGCGTAGATCGTATGTTATTAGCGGAATATGTAAGAGACGCAGTTGGATTGAAAAAGTGCGGTGTCGGCTTTTCCAAAGATTTCCTTACCCCTTTTTCTTCATATGATGACTTTTCGTACTCATATCTTATACCTCCATATACTGAGAATTTATTCCATTTTGCTCTTATGTCTAAATATACCCCTAAAAGCGTCTGTTTATTAAAGACATTAGAATTAGTAATATTTGTTGCTATACCCTCTTCATCTTTTATAAGATCACTTTTGTTGGAGCTAATAGTTATTTCGGAACCATATCCTATAGTTATATTCCTGATTGGAGTCTTAAAAGAGATCATTGAAGAATTCATTATAAAGTTTTGATTACCTTTTGTAACTACAAATGCGGATGTTTTATCTTCATTGTATGCAAATTCCTTTGACGTCTGTCCAAATAAGAGTTCATCCGTTACATTTATGCTAGTATTTCCTATTTTCCCATTATAATATATACTAGAGGTTGACCTTAAAGGTTTGGTATTAAGTTTAGATGTAATCGGAGTATTTAATAATTCGTCTCCATTTATAATGTGCTTGAGACCTTTAGAAAATATATCGAAATTTGATTTGCCAATATTCAAATTAGTGACAAAGCCCACATTAGTATTTTTTGATGGTTCGTAGTTCATTGTTAATCCTGCCATTAAGAAATTACTTCTGTTCCTAATATCAGAATTATTTGATGTCTCAATTAAATTATCTCTTTCGTTTTTTATTGAATAATAATCCTCACTTCTATTTGATATAGCGGTATGACTATATCCTACATTAAAGTTCCAATAACTTTTTTCGGTACCATGAGAAACATTGACCCCCGTATACGCACTAAGGTTATTTTGCATAAGCATATACTGATTAACGGAAGCACTTGTATTATTTTCTTTTTTGATTGTATTAATCTTTATTATAGATTTCGTTGATGCTTTATATTGCACCCCAGGAGTATTAATAACCTCTACACTAGCAATATCTTGTGAGCGCAATCTTTGTAAAACTGAGGGATCTTGCACTTTTTGACCATTAAGGTAAATCGTGGCATTACCACCAGTACCAAGAACAGTATATGATCCCCCTCCACCTTGAACAAAGGGAATTCTATTAAGCAAGTCATCAATGGAACCACTATTTTTTAATGATGGTATTGATGAGATATTTGCAATGAAAGTACCATCATCCTTTAATGAGAAAGCTTTTTTCTTACCTATTACCATGATTTCTTGTAACTGAGTAGTTGAGACATCTAAAACTACCTCTATTTCGCTATCTGAGAAAGCTTCTAACGAGATAACCTTAGGCTCATAGCCAATGCAAAAAAACTTTATTAGCTTAGGAATTAGCTCTGTTTGCTCCTTTTGATGAGTTGAAATTACAAACTTACCCAGTTCATCAGTAATGCCACCGGTAATATAGGATGAATCCACAGACAATAAAATAACATTCGCAAACTCTATTGGGCTTCCATCCTCTTTTGAAGTTACTCTACCTTGGTAAGTTTGTGCAGATCCTAATACTTGACCAAGGACCAATATAAAAAGGAACACAATCAATCTTCTATTCATAGCATTTATTTCCTTTCAATAAAAAAACACTCTTCGCAATATTGTAACTAATAGGGTTAATTCTATCTATTATATAGTTTGACGTAGTTATAAAACTACTAAATTCAACTGGATTCCAAGCTTTTGTAGTATAAAAATCAGTCGCACTATCTACGCCTTGAATAACATATAGAATTGAAAATGTATCAAAATAATCTTTTATTATCACTCTATTCCTTTTCTTTGTCATATACACTTCTCGTTGGAAAAAGAATGTATCAGATAAAGACTTTATGCCTATATCAATGTTGCTATTATATTGACATACCCATTTATTGCTATCAATATCATAAGAGTACAAGTAATGAGCGTTTGACTTATTATCTCTTATACTTGACTTCAAAATCATAAAATCATTGGAGAAAGCGATGATTGTGTCATTGTGTGAATTACAATCTCTTAATACATCTTCAAGGTAATTTAATTTCTGAGAAGAAATTGAATCACTACAAAATAACAACTTTTTTGTGGTAAGATCTATTGTCCACAAATCAGCTTTGAAAAGAGTTTCATTATTTAAGAACAATGAGTTGTCAGCAATTTGTGCGTTATGACACTTTGGTACAAAGCAAAGTTTTTGAGACACACAGGATGACATAACACATAAAGTCAGACAAAAGAAAAAACATACTGATTTATTCTTGCACATAATACTAAATTTAAGGATTATATTCGCATTTTATTTGTTTTGTAAATGTATTATTTTGATTTTTAGCTTGACAGCGACAGTCTAAACATGCATATCTAAATTCACAATTTTTGCAATCGTCAACTGAATCTTTAGTTATAGACCAGTATTCTTGAAATTTCTCCGACTTCATTATTGAGCGAAATTGATGTGAGTGGTCATCAAGATGGCCATAATTATTAGTCATTAATGGGCAGTTTTTTATTAATCCATTTTCATCAATGCAAATCTTCCTATATAAACAATTGTTAAATGTTTTTGATTCTATGTAAAACTGTGTTTGAGCTCTCATGTTAAACTCTGAGACCCCACCACACATATTTCTTTTCAATAACGGCTTATCTATTGTTACTACCGTGAGATTACTCCCAATATGATTCACTTTTCTTTCACGTTCTTCGTAAAAAACAAACGAACATACTCGTCCATATCGCCTTTTAAAATCTTTGATGTTCTCAATTGACTTTCCTTCCAAAATATTACAATGAATTTCTATATCCCTTACGGTCGAATTGTTAAATTCAATAACATCACGCTCTATTTCAGTAAGTTTAACTGGATAAAGATAACGAATACTTATAGCTCCACAGCCTACATCACTGAGTTTTTCAGCTAAGCTACTCATGGAGTATGAGGAATATTTATCTCTATCAATGATTGCATTTTCACAAATCCTTTGGGGATAATATGTTAAATCTATGGGTCTAAAAAAATGATTTACTGTTGTAGATATGCAAAGTTGATTGGAAATTAAAGTGTCAATGAACGCTTGACTGTTATCAAAGTTAGCATCGATAGAATTTACCTTATAAATTCCAGTTTCTTTATCAACCTCAAAGAGACAAAGATATTTATTTGGGAAGCGATATATTCCATTCCTCTGCAGGTCATAAATACAAGAATTGTTGTGCCCAATAACTAAAACACAACAAGGAGCTAAAATTTTATCTGTAGTAGGCATATACGATAAGATTTATTTTACGTAAGACAAAGAGTAGTAGGTTAGTCACAATCAGGTATGATTATGTCCTTATAGTATGGATAAGCAACATGATCTGCATTATTATAGTAAGAACAATGCAATGATTTATAGTTAACCTCTACAATAGTGTTCTTGTCTGATTTATTTATCTCTTCAGCCAACAGAGCATTCAACGATAAGGATGAGAGAATATCGTCATCTAGGTCATTCCTATTAAGCATTCTTTTCATGATACTCGATATCTTTTTTGATAAGTACTTCAGCAACCTTATTATGTAATCCGTAATTACAAGAATAATCAACCATTCCAAATTGACCTGTAGGATTTACCTCTAAAAAGACAAGCTGGTCGTCTGGAGTAAATATAAAATCAATTGAACCTGTATTTAAAGATAACCGACTCATTAGCTGATTTATTTTTTGTTCATATTGAGAAGGTAACTGAATTGGAATAAATCTATTTGGATTATTGAAATCGTATTTCCTATAATCGATGGACGTTTCAGCATCTTCTTGTGACATTATAGCCATTGAATAACATCTCCCCATGAGATAAAACACCCGCACTTCAAATTGTTTAGGAATCGCCTTCTGTACCATAGAGGGCATAAAAGTACGAGGCAAATCATTTAAACTACACTCGTCAATGAGTGTAGTATACATAGAATAACTGCTACCTTCAGAAAAAATAATCAGAGGATCATAAATAGATTTTGATATAAGCACACCTTCTTCTTGATTAATTTGAGACAATTGAAATTTATTGTTTACAATATACGTGGGCGGTACTGTAAACCCCAAATCTTTTGCAATCTCAAGAACGATAAACTTATTAACATTGATTTTTCGTGGGTTTGTCAACCAAAAAGAATCCTTAAAATAAAATTCAAAGACTTCAATCACTTTTGAAAACTCTGTAGATAAATACGATTGAGCAGTAGGCTCTAAAACCTTTTGCATGTTCTTGTACTGTCGACTCTTTCTAAAGAAGCCAAACTTTCTAAACCAAACTGCACCTATGTCCTTTGGATTTATGGTTTGCCCATCAACCTTAATATACTTACTATGAGCAGAAATTTCAAGTGGATAGTCTAATAAATCAAACGAATTAATACGAATGCAATCCGCACCTAACATCTTAAGGTGATCAATAACAATATCGGCAGAATAATCACCATGGTTCGATAAAAGCAAAATCATTATAAGGAATCTTTTGTCAAAAGAGAGGGGTGTAAATAAGCGAAATAAAAAAGTCAAAAAGCTAACTGAAAATATCAATTAACCAGAAGAAAAGACTATATTCACCCGCCTACTTACACTCCTCTTCACATTTTAGTCGTTGTGGATTCCATCATCACCATCACAGCCATTACCATGATCTGGACAGCCGTCAGGGGTATCTACACTTAATTCTTCCTCTTTTGGAGTTACGGTTACAGTGTGAAGGGTATAGCCACCTTTCATTGACTTCATACCTTCATTGTTAATCTTTAAAAGACCTTCGGTTGTTCTTTTTAGTGTTTTCATTGAAGTAAATTTTAAAATACCTACTCTATTATTCATCTTTTCGGTACCTGACTAGTTACCCTCTAGTAACGCCATAAATTTAGTGATTATTTTTTTAAGTGCCAAATATCCCGTCAATTTTCTTCATCCCTAGATTCAAGTACCAAGTAAATCAATAATTCTCGCTTTTATATTTTCATATGTCGTATTTAACTTGTTCTTCGCGTTTTTTATTAATCTGGATGTATGCGACATCGCATCTCTTATAGGTTTATATTCTTGTGCATCTCTATGTAAAGACGCTTTTCTGACATCGCCTTTAGATATAGTTTCAGCAATATATGTTAAATCATCCATTGCAAAGTATAATAAATCGCTATCATCTTCCCGAATGTTAAAGTTGATATTGGCAGCTTCTTTTGCATCATTTGCTTTTTTACGGTATTTATCAATATCCTGTTTCCTCTTCTCATCTAGAACAATATCTTTTTCTGTTATATATTTTCTTAATGGATTTTCCGAAATAAAACATTCTCCGTATGAAGGAATGTTAAATACGGCATCCTCTTCTAAATCAGACACCCATCTTTCCACTTTCTCTTTGTTGTCATTATCACTGTCTACAGGAACAAAATCTCTTGAGATTTCATTAAACAACTCTTTGGATTTTCGTTCTCTTGCTGATATTCAATGGTATATGCAATATCTTGAGTCTTTTTCTCGTGCAACATTCTCAACATACTGACTCCCTCTGTCACTATGAAAAATCAGTCCTCGAACATCTAGGCCATGTGTTTAGTCTGCTTTTAACAAACATCTCAGAGAGGGGCTGATTTGATGCGGGTGATTTCGCTGTCCACGAGAGCGAGGACTTCTTGCTTGACTTGACGATAGTTGGCATTGATGGCTTCTTGGAGACCATCGGAGCCATCTTCTTTAGTGAAGTCTGCAATTGTGGGGATGGGTTGGTACTGCTGCATTTCCGCAGAGACTTTGGCTGAGTCCACTACAATCTCAGCGTGGAATATTTTCTGCTCAATACGCTCATCAAAGTTGTCAGAGACTGCACCCACAA
This genomic window from Porphyromonadaceae bacterium W3.11 contains:
- a CDS encoding transposase translates to MEDISGVFERLYGKRYSTSQINRLSLSTQEAVEAWRHRQLPRTLEALMIDATFLPVRKGDSVSREAFFVVMSLDREGRRDVIGVYNNPTEGSGIWGEAFMDIKRGLEEVGLIVSDGLNNIEEVAQQHFSGVEVQLCTVHLQREIARKVRPKDKSAIASDLQEVFRKEDSSRSSIDGLASFRSVAERWSKSYPFLCKMAYGNRIEYYFTYLKYEVGVRKYIHSTNWIERFNRQIKKGARYKCALPSVDSALHLIGSIGINATYLRKRIGDLTSGLRKINN
- a CDS encoding BlaI/MecI/CopY family transcriptional regulator, with product MLTEKEELVLIGIWKSPSPFSIGDIPVNFPYTTTASIVKRLQEKRFVSLVPTSLKQKYLYQVLISKEEYLYFILDHFLLNVYESDKEKFVTLVNKIISVY
- a CDS encoding peptidase domain-containing ABC transporter gives rise to the protein MRANVFNILFRNRIHAYKQHDSMDCGPTCLKIIAKYYGKDTELEILRDWCGIAKDGVSLYGLNTAAEKLGFETFPTLVTAKELEAHFNGPCIVHWNQKHFMVCYKIKNKKSASFFYMVDPAQGFCKFSYDEFRSPFETENGKGVVLLLSPSNNFQQEKKNDGKKSAWTTFIPYAKGYKGLFLQILVFLAISSVLGFIFPLLTQKIVDVGIKLEKKDVIWIIILAQLGIVLSRFLIDFMRSWALLQINSKINILFISDFLKKLVRLPISFFDKKNVGDIMQRIEDNYRVERFLTGESFLAIFSILNFIVFSILLAYYKLSFFIIFAIGNFIYVTWVLFFLKYRKELDNRRFAQSSGEQAKLIQIVSGISEIKINRSEKKEIWSWENIQANLYQISIKSLLLAQIQRTGGLFFGQFVNMSITYFAARSVVDGEISIGAMMSIMFVIGQLSAPIEQLIQFVKSAQDASISISRINEVIQCDDEYKNKRVVPDTIQSCDLRVDNISFSYNYPESRMVIEELSLFIPNNKVTAIVGASGSGKTTLMKLLLGFYTPTLGQINIGEITLSEIDPYYWRSKIGAVLQDGFIFSNTITENIALSDWETVDMEQVIHAAKVACINDYIDTLPLKYDTRIGMEGVGLSQGQKQRILIARMVYKNPSYIFLDEATNSLDANNERQIMDNLNDFFKNKTTVVIAHRLSTVMNADNIIVLDNGRIVEQGTHQELTRLKGYYYKLVKNQLEMGN
- a CDS encoding outer membrane beta-barrel protein, which gives rise to MNRRLIVFLFILVLGQVLGSAQTYQGRVTSKEDGSPIEFANVILLSVDSSYITGGITDELGKFVISTHQKEQTELIPKLIKFFCIGYEPKVISLEAFSDSEIEVVLDVSTTQLQEIMVIGKKKAFSLKDDGTFIANISSIPSLKNSGSIDDLLNRIPFVQGGGGSYTVLGTGGNATIYLNGQKVQDPSVLQRLRSQDIASVEVINTPGVQYKASTKSIIKINTIKKENNTSASVNQYMLMQNNLSAYTGVNVSHGTEKSYWNFNVGYSHTAISNRSEDYYSIKNERDNLIETSNNSDIRNRSNFLMAGLTMNYEPSKNTNVGFVTNLNIGKSNFDIFSKGLKHIINGDELLNTPITSKLNTKPLRSTSSIYYNGKIGNTSINVTDELLFGQTSKEFAYNEDKTSAFVVTKGNQNFIMNSSMISFKTPIRNITIGYGSEITISSNKSDLIKDEEGIATNITNSNVFNKQTLLGVYLDIRAKWNKFSVYGGIRYEYEKSSYEEKGVRKSLEKPTPHFFNPTASLTYSANNIRSTLSYRKSINRPSYASLNNFIIIENQYVYQQGNPLLFNQTTDLIQLLASYKNFSLNASYNFIHNTATTSLEKYGDNKSIILKRTINIPSYTVLNIGLNWRDSFGFYSPSLKLNFQKQFLKYDDITYAEPRLMVSTDHYFDLGHDFRLGLYASYITKSNSLFVTLSERWNYRLMLSKSYKDFTFDFNLQNLFLNNKLYRTRAMSGIIAQEIEYQDFSGVSMNISYRFNSVRPSYRNRVSSNESKRF
- the gwsG gene encoding grasp-with-spasm system ATP-grasp peptide maturase, whose translation is MILLLSNHGDYSADIVIDHLKMLGADCIRINSFDLLDYPLEISAHSKYIKVDGQTINPKDIGAVWFRKFGFFRKSRQYKNMQKVLEPTAQSYLSTEFSKVIEVFEFYFKDSFWLTNPRKINVNKFIVLEIAKDLGFTVPPTYIVNNKFQLSQINQEEGVLISKSIYDPLIIFSEGSSYSMYTTLIDECSLNDLPRTFMPSMVQKAIPKQFEVRVFYLMGRCYSMAIMSQEDAETSIDYRKYDFNNPNRFIPIQLPSQYEQKINQLMSRLSLNTGSIDFIFTPDDQLVFLEVNPTGQFGMVDYSCNYGLHNKVAEVLIKKDIEYHEKNA